The genomic DNA ATGCCCTACTTATCGATACTCTAACTGCCCTTTTTGCAGTTTTCCTTTCTTTAAAATTTCCTAAAAGTATGGTACAGTTTTTATAAAAAGCGGTACATTTTTTCAGGATTGTTTTATTTTACAAGATGCTTTCTATAAATTTGCTTTTATTTTTACTGATAGATAAAATTTTTATCTCAAAGTGAACAAACTTCAATTTATTTCACTCTTAAATTTTCGGCACAACTTTTGCTTACTCTTTGAAGCTAAATTCAAGGAGTAAGCTATGAAAGTCTCTTATAACTCCATCTTAACAAAACAGCACTATCAAAAACGGAAAAAAAGCGAAGGCTTTGCAAATTTCCTACCTAACACTCCAAATATAAATTCGATCAGCCAAACCACTATTTCTAAAAATGACTTTGTTTCATCTAGTAGTATCGACTCTCTTTATCAGGCTAAATTTACTTCACAAGAGGGTTATGGATATAGTGTAGATGCTAAAGGATTTATGGGAGCTGACTTTAACAAAGCTGCAGGCTTGCCACAAGACTTTAAAATTCACAAAAGCACGCTTGATGCAATAGTGTTACACAATCAAAAACATCCAAATAGTATAAATTTTTCAATGGAAACAAAGAAAGATAACCAACTCTTTGGAGAGGATAGCTTTGCAAATATCGATCTAGCAAATACTATCAAGCAATACTATAAAATTTTTGATCAAATTTCAGCTGGAGTTATTAGCAAGGGTAAAGAATTTTACTCAAATGAAGATCTAGCAAATATGCCAAAGGGTTACTTTTCAAAAGATAAAAAAATGGATCATTTCGAATATCTAATGGGTAGGATGACAAGTGATGAGATAGATGGACTAACTGATAGGAGCAATGAGAAGATTCAGGACAGCCCAAGATGCAGACGATGCACGTAAGCTAATGAATGATCTAAAAGATATAAATATAAGGGTTAATGGAAATTTCCTTGACTTTTCTCCAGAAGTGATGACAACTGAGCATACTATCCCTTATATGTGGGTTAGTAGTGCTGGATATGACTTTAAACCTGATATGTCCGTATATGATAGCGAACAAGGCTATACAAAGGAACAAATCTTTGTTGCATTTTTAAAAAACGAGCAAGGTCTTGTGTTACAAGGTGGTACAACAAGGATAACTGACGAGGCTCTTAGTGTGTATAAAAGTTCATTAATACTTACAAAACAAGATAGAAGTGAGATAGGCATAACAAAGGCTTATTATGATGAGATACTATCTGGCAAGAAAGATCTAAAAGATATACTAGCTAGGATTTTAAAGCTTAGAAATTTAGAGCTTAAAAAAGATCAAACGCTTGAGGGGCTAGCAAATAAAATAATGGACGTTTTAAAAGAATTTGATGAGAGGACAAAGGTAAGAGAGCTATAAAAATATATAACATAGTAGACATTCGCTCTAAGCCCTTTTGACTACTATACTACTAAACATTTTTTACTTTTGCCGATATAAGATATATATTTTAAAAGGATTTAAAATGAATATATCATCAAATTTAGAGCCCATAAATATAAATTTACCCAAAGATATGATCTATTCAAGGGTCCTTCTTGGCGTAGATAGAGTGCAAACTTTAGACAATACAAATTTAAAGTCTGAGCTTAAAGACATCGCTACTAAGCTTATCTCAAATAGCACTTACTCTATCATCCAAAGCGCCAGCACCAGTGGCGTGAAGTCGGGGTATGCTAGAGCAGATAGTGGGACAAACGATGCTTTTTCTTATGTAGATATCCAGCGGAGGAACTGGGACAAAAAGGACTTTGAAAACAAATATCTCTTTGGCGAAGATGCCTCAGCACTAAGGAAAGTGGATCAAACTAGAACCTATTTCTCATCTATAAATTCAAAAACTCCCATTAAGCCCATTGCGGTAGCAGATACTAAATTTACAAATTTAAATGACTATGCCTATGAAAAAACGATAAAAACCTCACTGGGTGACGTGGAGGTCTTTTTGGATCTTTATGACGATAATGACAAACTAGGCATAGGCAAGCTAGATGCAAATGGATTTTTATTTAACTTTGATAGCAACAAGGACGGAGTGATAAATTCTGGTGATAAATACTTTGATAAGCTAAAGGTTAGAGGCTACGATAAAGACGGAAACGAGAAAATTTTCAAACTAAGCGAAGTTGTAAGCGAGATAAACCTTAACGACTTTATTAAAAAGGATATTAGAAATTTAAGCCATGAGGCTATGGACTTTGCTAGCAAAAACACAGTTGATTACAGAGTTAGTTTAAACAACTCAAACCCTTATACTCTATTTTCAGCCGAGTATCGCTACCAAAAGATAGGCAAAGAAGAGACTAATAAATTTTTCAAAGACCATGCAGACC from Campylobacter concisus includes the following:
- a CDS encoding Cj0814 family flagellar-dependent secreted protein produces the protein MKVSYNSILTKQHYQKRKKSEGFANFLPNTPNINSISQTTISKNDFVSSSSIDSLYQAKFTSQEGYGYSVDAKGFMGADFNKAAGLPQDFKIHKSTLDAIVLHNQKHPNSINFSMETKKDNQLFGEDSFANIDLANTIKQYYKIFDQISAGVISKGKEFYSNEDLANMPKGYFSKDKKMDHFEYLMGRMTSDEIDGLTDRSNEKIQDSPRCRRCT